One Henriciella litoralis genomic window carries:
- the nrdR gene encoding transcriptional regulator NrdR: MKCPFCTAENTAVKDSRPAEDNTAVRRRRACEVCGGRFTTFERVQLREIIVVKRDGKRAVFDREKVARSVMIALRKRPVGDESVERLVSGIVRKLESSGETELLSSEIGELVMEALKTVDPVGYVRYASVYKDFKDPSDFAQFIETSSLDESGVDD; encoded by the coding sequence TTGAAGTGCCCGTTCTGCACTGCTGAAAATACGGCGGTTAAAGATTCCCGGCCCGCTGAGGACAACACAGCGGTTCGGCGTAGGCGCGCCTGCGAGGTATGCGGCGGGCGCTTTACCACATTTGAACGCGTTCAGCTGCGTGAAATCATCGTCGTCAAGCGCGACGGCAAGCGCGCGGTATTCGACCGGGAGAAAGTCGCCAGATCGGTTATGATAGCTCTGCGTAAGCGTCCCGTAGGCGATGAAAGTGTAGAGCGCTTGGTATCGGGCATTGTCCGCAAACTGGAAAGCAGCGGCGAGACCGAATTGCTATCGTCTGAAATCGGTGAGCTGGTCATGGAAGCGCTTAAAACAGTCGATCCCGTCGGCTATGTCCGCTATGCGAGCGTCTACAAGGACTTCAAGGATCCGAGCGATTTCGCCCAGTTCATTGAAACCTCGTCTCTGGATGAATCCGGGGTCGACGATTGA
- a CDS encoding riboflavin synthase, producing the protein MFTGLVTDMGKVESTTDLDGLRRIRVQSSYPASDIELGDSIMHSGVCLTVTDFGELESGSWFEVEAVPETLSRSNLGALKAGSIVNLEQSLKLGTKLGGHFVFGHVDGLGEIISIIEDGQSFRITVRPPRELVRYFATKGSVTIDGVSLTVADAHANGDFEVAVIPHTWSVTTIGQLQAGSKVNLEVDMLARYVARMIGVDAPEGQVK; encoded by the coding sequence ATGTTTACAGGACTTGTTACCGACATGGGTAAAGTCGAAAGCACGACCGATCTGGACGGGCTTAGACGTATCCGCGTGCAGTCTTCTTACCCCGCTTCTGACATCGAACTTGGCGACTCGATCATGCATTCGGGGGTCTGCCTGACGGTGACTGACTTCGGCGAACTCGAAAGCGGCAGCTGGTTTGAGGTAGAGGCAGTTCCAGAAACCCTATCGAGATCGAATCTCGGCGCTCTTAAAGCCGGGTCGATCGTGAACCTCGAGCAATCGCTCAAACTGGGCACCAAGCTTGGTGGCCATTTCGTATTTGGGCATGTCGACGGTTTGGGTGAGATTATATCCATCATCGAAGACGGTCAGAGTTTCAGGATCACCGTCCGCCCCCCGCGAGAACTGGTTCGATATTTTGCGACTAAAGGCTCGGTGACCATCGATGGCGTATCTCTGACCGTTGCAGACGCCCATGCAAATGGTGACTTCGAAGTTGCTGTTATTCCACACACGTGGAGCGTCACAACCATTGGCCAATTGCAGGCGGGCAGCAAAGTAAATCTTGAGGTGGATATGCTAGCGCGCTACGTCGCCCGCATGATTGGCGTCGACGCGCCAGAAGGCCAGGTGAAATAA
- a CDS encoding RibD family protein gives MTSNVGVTLKIATSLDGRIALSNGTSQWITNSASRARVHEMRANHSAVLVGIGTVLADDPLLTARTVPPPQNQPVRIVADSRLRTPKHARLLASAASGRVVLAHAQNASGETFDGSDVDLWEVGDGSGRVSPQHLLRRCRAEGINDVFLEGGGILAASFLRAGLVSRIAWFRAPIIIGGDGISAIGALGFQSMDAVSSWRLESREQIDSDTLEIWTPDVS, from the coding sequence TTGACTTCCAACGTTGGCGTCACGCTCAAAATCGCGACATCGCTTGATGGTCGAATTGCGCTTTCCAACGGGACGAGCCAGTGGATCACGAATAGCGCTTCTCGGGCGCGCGTTCATGAAATGCGCGCCAACCATTCAGCCGTTCTGGTTGGAATCGGGACGGTTTTAGCTGATGATCCATTGCTAACCGCCAGAACAGTTCCGCCGCCCCAGAACCAGCCTGTCAGAATCGTCGCAGATAGCCGATTGCGGACACCGAAACATGCGCGACTGCTCGCTTCAGCCGCATCGGGACGAGTTGTCCTGGCTCACGCGCAGAACGCATCAGGCGAGACATTTGATGGCTCCGACGTTGATCTATGGGAGGTAGGCGACGGCAGCGGGCGCGTTTCACCGCAGCACCTGCTTCGCCGTTGTAGGGCCGAGGGCATCAATGATGTGTTTCTCGAGGGAGGTGGCATTCTTGCTGCCAGTTTCTTGAGAGCTGGTCTGGTTTCACGCATCGCATGGTTCAGGGCCCCGATCATCATTGGCGGCGACGGCATCTCGGCGATTGGCGCTCTCGGATTTCAATCCATGGACGCGGTGTCATCCTGGAGACTGGAGTCCAGAGAGCAGATCGATAGCGATACGCTCGAAATCTGGACGCCTGACGTATCCTGA